A genomic window from Haliaeetus albicilla chromosome 10, bHalAlb1.1, whole genome shotgun sequence includes:
- the CCDC62 gene encoding coiled-coil domain-containing protein 62 isoform X3, whose protein sequence is MNSSLPHSASPQKLSSSFEDSTIQKQRRELQLLIAELKDRDKELNDMVAVHQRHLLAWEDDRQKILTLAERCNLLKNELNKRNEIVKSLTKRLKFLESQQNDSKTIENTPQKFKELSQKVTDATVHCQALEEKNQSLHCLVLELSAKTGQLQAREQELLTMLKLKDEAILETTDHITDFTSKFKKLESALRAAKTEEFSLNKEKEDLKLRLKELILETNKLKDDLCEKMKENNKQQEEIIHLKQENSCLRNELALIVEKAKRKDQLLQFAKSKQARTDTELSSLRQIYVKQQRDLQFLHVNLENSQESRQKHEKAAHERSIGMAFSAPESNSETDTVRTEGTHGMYEECGTAQVPKSRVKTTSEMCKVDNRLLLNASDLEETTSAYLNGCQKVVEVLAVLTEEEEKQDVASSSDELGSKVFCEANNTRPLRNREISENGVESRDQQTFESSLPEYEHWLNIGSSVDSQSPLVQNTVTSDKTDNENETWEERTGILFGQKSREAPAAIHKSESDSCSNNFIIEKDAWWKPISDPEWLKIFKPIKGDGSIWHGKDCSCLKTAQEMKCVSSKSEENVDLNSFHLDSPCLTSTQKGDRPQRCEKFSGEDLPLEINNLSVTKRTNRCCNATIDQDTSSPISKLQHVLAESRQMVADLELSTLLHTSPRCSPNSSNINTCFCITI, encoded by the exons ATGAATTCATCACTGCCGCATTCTGCTTCGCCCCAG AAACTTAGCTCAAGCTTTGAGGACAGCACCATTCAGAAACAGAGGCGAGAACTCCAGCTTTTAATTGCAGAACTGAAAGATCGTGATAAGGAGCTCAATGACATGGTTGCAGTGCATCAGAGGCACCTTCTAGCCTGGGAAGATGATCGGCAAAAAATACTTACTTTAGCAGAACGATGCAACTTACTAAAAA atgaGCTGAACAAGAGAAATGAAATTGTAAAATCACTGACCAAAAGGTTAAAGTTCTTAGAATCTCAGCAGAATGACAGTAAGACAATTGAAAATACACCACAGAAGTTTAAGGAGCTGTCTCAAAAAGTAACAGATGCAACTGTTCACTGTCAGGCTTTGGAG gagaaaaatcaaagtcTCCACTGCTTAGTTTTGGAACTGTCTGCTAAAACAGGCCAGCTGCAAGCAAGAGAACAGGAGCTTCTTACTATGCTTAAGCTGAAG GACGAGGCTATACTTGAAACAACTGATCACATTACTGACTTTACATCTAAATTCAAAAAGCTGGAAAGTGCATTGCGTGCAGCAAAGACGGAGGAATTCAGTCtcaacaaagaaaaggaagacctCAAACTGAGACTGAAAGAACTAATACTTGAAACAAACAAGCTGAAAG atgaCCTCtgtgaaaagatgaaagaaaataataagcaGCAGGAAGAAATCATTCACCtcaaacaagaaaacagctgCTTGAGGAATGAGCTCGCACTTATTG ttgagaaagcaaagagaaaggatCAACTTCTTCAGTTTGCGAAGTCTAAACAAGCACGGACTGACACAGAACTATCAAGTTTGCGACAG ATCTACGTAAAACAGCAGCGTGACTTGCAATTTCTTCATGTCAATTTGGAGAACTCTCAGGAATCAAGGCAAAAGCATGAAAAGGCAGCACATgaaaggag CATAGGTATGGCATTCTCTGCCCCTGAAAGTAACAGCGAGACAGACACGGTTAGGACTGAGGGCACGCACGGGATGTACGAGGAGTGTGGAACTGCACAAGTTCCAAAAAGTAGGGTAAAAACCACCTCTGAGATGTGCAAAGTAGATAATAGACTGTTACTGAATGCATCAGACTTGGAGGAAACTACCTCAGCATACTTAAACGGGTGTCAAAAAGTTGTGGAAGTCTTGGCTGTCCTTAcggaagaagaagaaaagcaggatgTTGCATCAAGCTCTGATGAGCTAGGCAGCAAAGTATTTTGTGAGGCAAACAATACAAGGCCATTGAGAAACAGGGAAATTTCTGAGAATGGAGTGGAAAGCAGAGACCAGCAAACCTTTGAGTCATCTTTACCTGAATATGAGCATTGGCTTAACATCGGTTCTTCTGTAGATTCGCAAAGTCCTTTGGTCCAGAACACTGTCACATCTGACAAAACtgataatgaaaatgaaacctGGGAAGAGAGAACTGGAATTCTGTTTGGCCAAAAAAGTAGAGAGGCTCCTGCTGCAATTCACAAGTCTGAATCTGATTCCTGTAGTAATAACTTCATCATAGAAAAAGATGCATGGTGGAAGCCAATATCAGATCCGGAATGGTTGAAGATTTTCAAACCCATAAAAGGAGATGGAAGTATATGGCATGGAAAAGATTGCAGCTGTCTCAAGACTGCACAAGAGATGAAATGTGTCAGCTCAAAAAG cgAAGAAAATGTGGATCTGAACTCTTTTCACTTGGATTCTCCCTGTTTGACATCCACCCAGAAAGGAGACAGGCCTCAAAGATGTGAGAAATTCTCTGGTGAAGACCTCCCTCTGGAAATCAATAACCTTTCAGTGACTAAGCGAACAAATAGATGCTGCAATGCTACCATTGACCAA GACACCAGTTCCCCCATAAGTAAGCTGCAGCATGTGTTGGCTGAGTCTCGACAGATGGTTGCTGATCTGGAGCTTAGCACTCTCCTCCACACGAGCCCTCGCTGCAGtccaaacagcagcaacattAATACG TGTTTTTGCATTACAATATAG
- the CCDC62 gene encoding coiled-coil domain-containing protein 62 isoform X4 — MNSSLPHSASPQKLSSSFEDSTIQKQRRELQLLIAELKDRDKELNDMVAVHQRHLLAWEDDRQKILTLAERCNLLKNELNKRNEIVKSLTKRLKFLESQQNDSKTIENTPQKFKELSQKVTDATVHCQALEEKNQSLHCLVLELSAKTGQLQAREQELLTMLKLKDEAILETTDHITDFTSKFKKLESALRAAKTEEFSLNKEKEDLKLRLKELILETNKLKDDLCEKMKENNKQQEEIIHLKQENSCLRNELALIVEKAKRKDQLLQFAKSKQARTDTELSSLRQIYVKQQRDLQFLHVNLENSQESRQKHEKAAHERSIGMAFSAPESNSETDTVRTEGTHGMYEECGTAQVPKSRVKTTSEMCKVDNRLLLNASDLEETTSAYLNGCQKVVEVLAVLTEEEEKQDVASSSDELGSKVFCEANNTRPLRNREISENGVESRDQQTFESSLPEYEHWLNIGSSVDSQSPLVQNTVTSDKTDNENETWEERTGILFGQKSREAPAAIHKSESDSCSNNFIIEKDAWWKPISDPEWLKIFKPIKGDGSIWHGKDCSCLKTAQEMKCVSSKRGRCVPIDRMLQLHTEMVVRQLSFGFNHSLPEQHFTVCCCI, encoded by the exons ATGAATTCATCACTGCCGCATTCTGCTTCGCCCCAG AAACTTAGCTCAAGCTTTGAGGACAGCACCATTCAGAAACAGAGGCGAGAACTCCAGCTTTTAATTGCAGAACTGAAAGATCGTGATAAGGAGCTCAATGACATGGTTGCAGTGCATCAGAGGCACCTTCTAGCCTGGGAAGATGATCGGCAAAAAATACTTACTTTAGCAGAACGATGCAACTTACTAAAAA atgaGCTGAACAAGAGAAATGAAATTGTAAAATCACTGACCAAAAGGTTAAAGTTCTTAGAATCTCAGCAGAATGACAGTAAGACAATTGAAAATACACCACAGAAGTTTAAGGAGCTGTCTCAAAAAGTAACAGATGCAACTGTTCACTGTCAGGCTTTGGAG gagaaaaatcaaagtcTCCACTGCTTAGTTTTGGAACTGTCTGCTAAAACAGGCCAGCTGCAAGCAAGAGAACAGGAGCTTCTTACTATGCTTAAGCTGAAG GACGAGGCTATACTTGAAACAACTGATCACATTACTGACTTTACATCTAAATTCAAAAAGCTGGAAAGTGCATTGCGTGCAGCAAAGACGGAGGAATTCAGTCtcaacaaagaaaaggaagacctCAAACTGAGACTGAAAGAACTAATACTTGAAACAAACAAGCTGAAAG atgaCCTCtgtgaaaagatgaaagaaaataataagcaGCAGGAAGAAATCATTCACCtcaaacaagaaaacagctgCTTGAGGAATGAGCTCGCACTTATTG ttgagaaagcaaagagaaaggatCAACTTCTTCAGTTTGCGAAGTCTAAACAAGCACGGACTGACACAGAACTATCAAGTTTGCGACAG ATCTACGTAAAACAGCAGCGTGACTTGCAATTTCTTCATGTCAATTTGGAGAACTCTCAGGAATCAAGGCAAAAGCATGAAAAGGCAGCACATgaaaggag CATAGGTATGGCATTCTCTGCCCCTGAAAGTAACAGCGAGACAGACACGGTTAGGACTGAGGGCACGCACGGGATGTACGAGGAGTGTGGAACTGCACAAGTTCCAAAAAGTAGGGTAAAAACCACCTCTGAGATGTGCAAAGTAGATAATAGACTGTTACTGAATGCATCAGACTTGGAGGAAACTACCTCAGCATACTTAAACGGGTGTCAAAAAGTTGTGGAAGTCTTGGCTGTCCTTAcggaagaagaagaaaagcaggatgTTGCATCAAGCTCTGATGAGCTAGGCAGCAAAGTATTTTGTGAGGCAAACAATACAAGGCCATTGAGAAACAGGGAAATTTCTGAGAATGGAGTGGAAAGCAGAGACCAGCAAACCTTTGAGTCATCTTTACCTGAATATGAGCATTGGCTTAACATCGGTTCTTCTGTAGATTCGCAAAGTCCTTTGGTCCAGAACACTGTCACATCTGACAAAACtgataatgaaaatgaaacctGGGAAGAGAGAACTGGAATTCTGTTTGGCCAAAAAAGTAGAGAGGCTCCTGCTGCAATTCACAAGTCTGAATCTGATTCCTGTAGTAATAACTTCATCATAGAAAAAGATGCATGGTGGAAGCCAATATCAGATCCGGAATGGTTGAAGATTTTCAAACCCATAAAAGGAGATGGAAGTATATGGCATGGAAAAGATTGCAGCTGTCTCAAGACTGCACAAGAGATGAAATGTGTCAGCTCAAAAAG GGGAAGATGTGTGCCAATAGATCGTATGCTTCAACTCCACACTGAAATGGTAGTCAGGCAACTGAGTTTTGGGTTTAATCACAGTTTGCCCGAACAGCACTTTACTGTTtgctgctgtatttaa
- the CCDC62 gene encoding coiled-coil domain-containing protein 62 isoform X5, producing MNSSLPHSASPQKLSSSFEDSTIQKQRRELQLLIAELKDRDKELNDMVAVHQRHLLAWEDDRQKILTLAERCNLLKNELNKRNEIVKSLTKRLKFLESQQNDSKTIENTPQKFKELSQKVTDATVHCQALEEKNQSLHCLVLELSAKTGQLQAREQELLTMLKLKDEAILETTDHITDFTSKFKKLESALRAAKTEEFSLNKEKEDLKLRLKELILETNKLKDDLCEKMKENNKQQEEIIHLKQENSCLRNELALIVEKAKRKDQLLQFAKSKQARTDTELSSLRQIYVKQQRDLQFLHVNLENSQESRQKHEKAAHERSEENVDLNSFHLDSPCLTSTQKGDRPQRCEKFSGEDLPLEINNLSVTKRTNRCCNATIDQDTSSPISKLQHVLAESRQMVADLELSTLLHTSPRCSPNSSNINTTAELAEALHRTQLSAAEERGAKLPFFSL from the exons ATGAATTCATCACTGCCGCATTCTGCTTCGCCCCAG AAACTTAGCTCAAGCTTTGAGGACAGCACCATTCAGAAACAGAGGCGAGAACTCCAGCTTTTAATTGCAGAACTGAAAGATCGTGATAAGGAGCTCAATGACATGGTTGCAGTGCATCAGAGGCACCTTCTAGCCTGGGAAGATGATCGGCAAAAAATACTTACTTTAGCAGAACGATGCAACTTACTAAAAA atgaGCTGAACAAGAGAAATGAAATTGTAAAATCACTGACCAAAAGGTTAAAGTTCTTAGAATCTCAGCAGAATGACAGTAAGACAATTGAAAATACACCACAGAAGTTTAAGGAGCTGTCTCAAAAAGTAACAGATGCAACTGTTCACTGTCAGGCTTTGGAG gagaaaaatcaaagtcTCCACTGCTTAGTTTTGGAACTGTCTGCTAAAACAGGCCAGCTGCAAGCAAGAGAACAGGAGCTTCTTACTATGCTTAAGCTGAAG GACGAGGCTATACTTGAAACAACTGATCACATTACTGACTTTACATCTAAATTCAAAAAGCTGGAAAGTGCATTGCGTGCAGCAAAGACGGAGGAATTCAGTCtcaacaaagaaaaggaagacctCAAACTGAGACTGAAAGAACTAATACTTGAAACAAACAAGCTGAAAG atgaCCTCtgtgaaaagatgaaagaaaataataagcaGCAGGAAGAAATCATTCACCtcaaacaagaaaacagctgCTTGAGGAATGAGCTCGCACTTATTG ttgagaaagcaaagagaaaggatCAACTTCTTCAGTTTGCGAAGTCTAAACAAGCACGGACTGACACAGAACTATCAAGTTTGCGACAG ATCTACGTAAAACAGCAGCGTGACTTGCAATTTCTTCATGTCAATTTGGAGAACTCTCAGGAATCAAGGCAAAAGCATGAAAAGGCAGCACATgaaaggag cgAAGAAAATGTGGATCTGAACTCTTTTCACTTGGATTCTCCCTGTTTGACATCCACCCAGAAAGGAGACAGGCCTCAAAGATGTGAGAAATTCTCTGGTGAAGACCTCCCTCTGGAAATCAATAACCTTTCAGTGACTAAGCGAACAAATAGATGCTGCAATGCTACCATTGACCAA GACACCAGTTCCCCCATAAGTAAGCTGCAGCATGTGTTGGCTGAGTCTCGACAGATGGTTGCTGATCTGGAGCTTAGCACTCTCCTCCACACGAGCCCTCGCTGCAGtccaaacagcagcaacattAATACG ACAGCAGAACTTGCAGAAGCTCTTCACAGAACCCAGTTatctgctgcagaagaaagaggtGCTAAGCTTCCATTCTTTTCTCTGTGA
- the CCDC62 gene encoding coiled-coil domain-containing protein 62 isoform X2 codes for MNSSLPHSASPQKLSSSFEDSTIQKQRRELQLLIAELKDRDKELNDMVAVHQRHLLAWEDDRQKILTLAERCNLLKNELNKRNEIVKSLTKRLKFLESQQNDSKTIENTPQKFKELSQKVTDATVHCQALEEKNQSLHCLVLELSAKTGQLQAREQELLTMLKLKDEAILETTDHITDFTSKFKKLESALRAAKTEEFSLNKEKEDLKLRLKELILETNKLKDDLCEKMKENNKQQEEIIHLKQENSCLRNELALIVEKAKRKDQLLQFAKSKQARTDTELSSLRQIYVKQQRDLQFLHVNLENSQESRQKHEKAAHERSIGMAFSAPESNSETDTVRTEGTHGMYEECGTAQVPKSRVKTTSEMCKVDNRLLLNASDLEETTSAYLNGCQKVVEVLAVLTEEEEKQDVASSSDELGSKVFCEANNTRPLRNREISENGVESRDQQTFESSLPEYEHWLNIGSSVDSQSPLVQNTVTSDKTDNENETWEERTGILFGQKSREAPAAIHKSESDSCSNNFIIEKDAWWKPISDPEWLKIFKPIKGDGSIWHGKDCSCLKTAQEMKCVSSKSEENVDLNSFHLDSPCLTSTQKGDRPQRCEKFSGEDLPLEINNLSVTKRTNRCCNATIDQDTSSPISKLQHVLAESRQMVADLELSTLLHTSPRCSPNSSNINTMERRSHFGANCWRSREKRTQV; via the exons ATGAATTCATCACTGCCGCATTCTGCTTCGCCCCAG AAACTTAGCTCAAGCTTTGAGGACAGCACCATTCAGAAACAGAGGCGAGAACTCCAGCTTTTAATTGCAGAACTGAAAGATCGTGATAAGGAGCTCAATGACATGGTTGCAGTGCATCAGAGGCACCTTCTAGCCTGGGAAGATGATCGGCAAAAAATACTTACTTTAGCAGAACGATGCAACTTACTAAAAA atgaGCTGAACAAGAGAAATGAAATTGTAAAATCACTGACCAAAAGGTTAAAGTTCTTAGAATCTCAGCAGAATGACAGTAAGACAATTGAAAATACACCACAGAAGTTTAAGGAGCTGTCTCAAAAAGTAACAGATGCAACTGTTCACTGTCAGGCTTTGGAG gagaaaaatcaaagtcTCCACTGCTTAGTTTTGGAACTGTCTGCTAAAACAGGCCAGCTGCAAGCAAGAGAACAGGAGCTTCTTACTATGCTTAAGCTGAAG GACGAGGCTATACTTGAAACAACTGATCACATTACTGACTTTACATCTAAATTCAAAAAGCTGGAAAGTGCATTGCGTGCAGCAAAGACGGAGGAATTCAGTCtcaacaaagaaaaggaagacctCAAACTGAGACTGAAAGAACTAATACTTGAAACAAACAAGCTGAAAG atgaCCTCtgtgaaaagatgaaagaaaataataagcaGCAGGAAGAAATCATTCACCtcaaacaagaaaacagctgCTTGAGGAATGAGCTCGCACTTATTG ttgagaaagcaaagagaaaggatCAACTTCTTCAGTTTGCGAAGTCTAAACAAGCACGGACTGACACAGAACTATCAAGTTTGCGACAG ATCTACGTAAAACAGCAGCGTGACTTGCAATTTCTTCATGTCAATTTGGAGAACTCTCAGGAATCAAGGCAAAAGCATGAAAAGGCAGCACATgaaaggag CATAGGTATGGCATTCTCTGCCCCTGAAAGTAACAGCGAGACAGACACGGTTAGGACTGAGGGCACGCACGGGATGTACGAGGAGTGTGGAACTGCACAAGTTCCAAAAAGTAGGGTAAAAACCACCTCTGAGATGTGCAAAGTAGATAATAGACTGTTACTGAATGCATCAGACTTGGAGGAAACTACCTCAGCATACTTAAACGGGTGTCAAAAAGTTGTGGAAGTCTTGGCTGTCCTTAcggaagaagaagaaaagcaggatgTTGCATCAAGCTCTGATGAGCTAGGCAGCAAAGTATTTTGTGAGGCAAACAATACAAGGCCATTGAGAAACAGGGAAATTTCTGAGAATGGAGTGGAAAGCAGAGACCAGCAAACCTTTGAGTCATCTTTACCTGAATATGAGCATTGGCTTAACATCGGTTCTTCTGTAGATTCGCAAAGTCCTTTGGTCCAGAACACTGTCACATCTGACAAAACtgataatgaaaatgaaacctGGGAAGAGAGAACTGGAATTCTGTTTGGCCAAAAAAGTAGAGAGGCTCCTGCTGCAATTCACAAGTCTGAATCTGATTCCTGTAGTAATAACTTCATCATAGAAAAAGATGCATGGTGGAAGCCAATATCAGATCCGGAATGGTTGAAGATTTTCAAACCCATAAAAGGAGATGGAAGTATATGGCATGGAAAAGATTGCAGCTGTCTCAAGACTGCACAAGAGATGAAATGTGTCAGCTCAAAAAG cgAAGAAAATGTGGATCTGAACTCTTTTCACTTGGATTCTCCCTGTTTGACATCCACCCAGAAAGGAGACAGGCCTCAAAGATGTGAGAAATTCTCTGGTGAAGACCTCCCTCTGGAAATCAATAACCTTTCAGTGACTAAGCGAACAAATAGATGCTGCAATGCTACCATTGACCAA GACACCAGTTCCCCCATAAGTAAGCTGCAGCATGTGTTGGCTGAGTCTCGACAGATGGTTGCTGATCTGGAGCTTAGCACTCTCCTCCACACGAGCCCTCGCTGCAGtccaaacagcagcaacattAATACG ATGGAAAGAAGAAGTCATTTTGGAGCAAACTGTTGGAGGTCTAGAGAAAAGCGAACACAAGTATGA
- the CCDC62 gene encoding coiled-coil domain-containing protein 62 isoform X1 has translation MNSSLPHSASPQKLSSSFEDSTIQKQRRELQLLIAELKDRDKELNDMVAVHQRHLLAWEDDRQKILTLAERCNLLKNELNKRNEIVKSLTKRLKFLESQQNDSKTIENTPQKFKELSQKVTDATVHCQALEEKNQSLHCLVLELSAKTGQLQAREQELLTMLKLKDEAILETTDHITDFTSKFKKLESALRAAKTEEFSLNKEKEDLKLRLKELILETNKLKDDLCEKMKENNKQQEEIIHLKQENSCLRNELALIVEKAKRKDQLLQFAKSKQARTDTELSSLRQIYVKQQRDLQFLHVNLENSQESRQKHEKAAHERSIGMAFSAPESNSETDTVRTEGTHGMYEECGTAQVPKSRVKTTSEMCKVDNRLLLNASDLEETTSAYLNGCQKVVEVLAVLTEEEEKQDVASSSDELGSKVFCEANNTRPLRNREISENGVESRDQQTFESSLPEYEHWLNIGSSVDSQSPLVQNTVTSDKTDNENETWEERTGILFGQKSREAPAAIHKSESDSCSNNFIIEKDAWWKPISDPEWLKIFKPIKGDGSIWHGKDCSCLKTAQEMKCVSSKSEENVDLNSFHLDSPCLTSTQKGDRPQRCEKFSGEDLPLEINNLSVTKRTNRCCNATIDQDTSSPISKLQHVLAESRQMVADLELSTLLHTSPRCSPNSSNINTTAELAEALHRTQLSAAEERGAKLPFFSL, from the exons ATGAATTCATCACTGCCGCATTCTGCTTCGCCCCAG AAACTTAGCTCAAGCTTTGAGGACAGCACCATTCAGAAACAGAGGCGAGAACTCCAGCTTTTAATTGCAGAACTGAAAGATCGTGATAAGGAGCTCAATGACATGGTTGCAGTGCATCAGAGGCACCTTCTAGCCTGGGAAGATGATCGGCAAAAAATACTTACTTTAGCAGAACGATGCAACTTACTAAAAA atgaGCTGAACAAGAGAAATGAAATTGTAAAATCACTGACCAAAAGGTTAAAGTTCTTAGAATCTCAGCAGAATGACAGTAAGACAATTGAAAATACACCACAGAAGTTTAAGGAGCTGTCTCAAAAAGTAACAGATGCAACTGTTCACTGTCAGGCTTTGGAG gagaaaaatcaaagtcTCCACTGCTTAGTTTTGGAACTGTCTGCTAAAACAGGCCAGCTGCAAGCAAGAGAACAGGAGCTTCTTACTATGCTTAAGCTGAAG GACGAGGCTATACTTGAAACAACTGATCACATTACTGACTTTACATCTAAATTCAAAAAGCTGGAAAGTGCATTGCGTGCAGCAAAGACGGAGGAATTCAGTCtcaacaaagaaaaggaagacctCAAACTGAGACTGAAAGAACTAATACTTGAAACAAACAAGCTGAAAG atgaCCTCtgtgaaaagatgaaagaaaataataagcaGCAGGAAGAAATCATTCACCtcaaacaagaaaacagctgCTTGAGGAATGAGCTCGCACTTATTG ttgagaaagcaaagagaaaggatCAACTTCTTCAGTTTGCGAAGTCTAAACAAGCACGGACTGACACAGAACTATCAAGTTTGCGACAG ATCTACGTAAAACAGCAGCGTGACTTGCAATTTCTTCATGTCAATTTGGAGAACTCTCAGGAATCAAGGCAAAAGCATGAAAAGGCAGCACATgaaaggag CATAGGTATGGCATTCTCTGCCCCTGAAAGTAACAGCGAGACAGACACGGTTAGGACTGAGGGCACGCACGGGATGTACGAGGAGTGTGGAACTGCACAAGTTCCAAAAAGTAGGGTAAAAACCACCTCTGAGATGTGCAAAGTAGATAATAGACTGTTACTGAATGCATCAGACTTGGAGGAAACTACCTCAGCATACTTAAACGGGTGTCAAAAAGTTGTGGAAGTCTTGGCTGTCCTTAcggaagaagaagaaaagcaggatgTTGCATCAAGCTCTGATGAGCTAGGCAGCAAAGTATTTTGTGAGGCAAACAATACAAGGCCATTGAGAAACAGGGAAATTTCTGAGAATGGAGTGGAAAGCAGAGACCAGCAAACCTTTGAGTCATCTTTACCTGAATATGAGCATTGGCTTAACATCGGTTCTTCTGTAGATTCGCAAAGTCCTTTGGTCCAGAACACTGTCACATCTGACAAAACtgataatgaaaatgaaacctGGGAAGAGAGAACTGGAATTCTGTTTGGCCAAAAAAGTAGAGAGGCTCCTGCTGCAATTCACAAGTCTGAATCTGATTCCTGTAGTAATAACTTCATCATAGAAAAAGATGCATGGTGGAAGCCAATATCAGATCCGGAATGGTTGAAGATTTTCAAACCCATAAAAGGAGATGGAAGTATATGGCATGGAAAAGATTGCAGCTGTCTCAAGACTGCACAAGAGATGAAATGTGTCAGCTCAAAAAG cgAAGAAAATGTGGATCTGAACTCTTTTCACTTGGATTCTCCCTGTTTGACATCCACCCAGAAAGGAGACAGGCCTCAAAGATGTGAGAAATTCTCTGGTGAAGACCTCCCTCTGGAAATCAATAACCTTTCAGTGACTAAGCGAACAAATAGATGCTGCAATGCTACCATTGACCAA GACACCAGTTCCCCCATAAGTAAGCTGCAGCATGTGTTGGCTGAGTCTCGACAGATGGTTGCTGATCTGGAGCTTAGCACTCTCCTCCACACGAGCCCTCGCTGCAGtccaaacagcagcaacattAATACG ACAGCAGAACTTGCAGAAGCTCTTCACAGAACCCAGTTatctgctgcagaagaaagaggtGCTAAGCTTCCATTCTTTTCTCTGTGA